The Leptospira sp. WS39.C2 genome contains a region encoding:
- the purE gene encoding 5-(carboxyamino)imidazole ribonucleotide mutase — protein MTNHLPKVAVIMGSFSDWETMKEACDILTEFGIPFEKEIVSAHRSPERMFEFARNAKNNGFGVIIAGAGGAAHLPGMTASLTTLPVLGVPVLSKALSGMDSLLSIVQMPKGVPVATLAIGTSGAANAGLLAVRILSLLDTNLTKKLEEYAISNRNSAMSKNDQLF, from the coding sequence ATGACAAACCATTTACCAAAAGTAGCTGTGATTATGGGCTCATTTTCCGATTGGGAAACCATGAAAGAAGCTTGTGATATCCTAACAGAATTTGGTATTCCCTTTGAAAAGGAAATTGTTTCTGCTCATCGTTCTCCAGAGCGTATGTTTGAATTTGCAAGAAATGCTAAAAACAATGGTTTTGGCGTTATTATAGCAGGAGCTGGTGGTGCTGCCCACCTTCCTGGGATGACTGCTTCTCTTACCACTTTACCAGTATTAGGTGTTCCTGTATTATCAAAAGCATTGAGTGGAATGGACAGTTTACTTTCTATAGTACAAATGCCAAAAGGTGTACCTGTCGCCACACTTGCAATTGGGACAAGTGGTGCAGCCAATGCTGGATTGCTAGCAGTTCGTATTTTATCTCTTCTTGATACCAACCTCACTAAAAAACTAGAAGAATATGCAATTTCCAATCGCAATTCTGCTATGTCTAAAAATGACCAATTGTTTTAG
- a CDS encoding 5-(carboxyamino)imidazole ribonucleotide synthase: MKIGVLGSGQLGQMMCLEAIPMGHEFFCFSPDGNSPSGKVGAKETVFPYDSLKQLETWIQNLDVLSFEFENIPKPTLDFLKNQKSISIFPPPESLVIAQDRYLEKSYVRKLGFRTAEFFHLTKETSKFEVSISYPWIIKTLRFGYDGKGQVRVQNETEYQSFLQSAFQTEGSEYLIEEVISFQKEISIILTRFQNGDIVCYGAVENEHKHHILDLSIFPARIPIGLNLEAIELASKLAESLSYVGTIGVEFFIKENQLYLNEFAPRPHNTGHYTQDCQSFSQFYLHVQAITGNNPPSDVRPKPTLMKNILGNSYSESLNIAKELLRDDRYRLHLYAKEEAKPGRKMGHMNFKGTLEEVNSLFHDL; the protein is encoded by the coding sequence ATGAAAATTGGAGTTTTGGGATCGGGCCAACTTGGCCAAATGATGTGTTTGGAAGCAATTCCAATGGGTCACGAATTTTTTTGCTTTTCTCCTGATGGTAATTCGCCTTCAGGAAAAGTTGGAGCCAAAGAAACTGTTTTTCCTTATGATTCCTTAAAACAATTAGAAACTTGGATTCAAAATCTTGATGTATTGAGTTTTGAATTTGAAAATATTCCGAAACCTACGCTTGATTTCTTAAAGAATCAAAAATCCATTTCGATTTTCCCACCACCAGAATCATTAGTCATTGCTCAAGACCGGTATTTAGAAAAATCTTATGTTCGTAAGTTAGGTTTTCGGACTGCTGAGTTTTTTCATTTAACAAAGGAAACATCAAAATTTGAAGTATCGATTTCTTATCCCTGGATCATTAAAACCTTACGATTTGGTTATGATGGGAAAGGACAAGTTCGTGTCCAAAATGAAACGGAATACCAATCGTTTTTACAATCTGCTTTCCAAACGGAAGGGTCTGAGTATTTGATTGAAGAAGTCATTTCCTTTCAAAAAGAAATTAGTATCATTCTCACTCGTTTTCAAAACGGAGATATAGTATGTTATGGTGCGGTTGAAAACGAACACAAACATCATATTTTGGATTTGTCAATATTTCCTGCAAGAATCCCGATTGGACTAAATTTAGAGGCAATAGAACTTGCATCAAAACTTGCTGAATCTTTGTCGTATGTTGGAACGATTGGAGTTGAGTTTTTCATAAAAGAGAATCAATTGTATCTAAATGAATTTGCTCCACGACCACATAACACAGGTCATTACACACAAGACTGCCAAAGTTTTTCTCAATTTTATTTACATGTGCAAGCAATTACTGGAAACAATCCACCATCTGATGTCAGGCCAAAACCAACATTAATGAAGAATATTCTAGGTAATTCATATTCTGAAAGTTTGAATATTGCAAAAGAATTGTTAAGAGATGATCGTTATCGTTTGCATTTATATGCAAAAGAGGAAGCGAAACCTGGAAGGAAAATGGGTCACATGAATTTTAAAGGAACCTTAGAAGAAGTAAATTCCCTTTTCCATGACCTATAA
- the murC gene encoding UDP-N-acetylmuramate--L-alanine ligase gives MLEKSPILFLGVGGSGMSSLAHMAIDLEIPVIGYDKKSSETTDFLKERGITLYDSIESIPLNGIQMVVYSSAINDKHKEVFEEIKGLGIPLKHRSEFMHILVSNQKSISVAGSHGKTSTTTMVSQILTELGLNPTIMIGGDTSLLQKRGGKIGSGDYAVYESDESDGTFLKHKANYRLLTNIDNDHLDYYKTREKLELAFLEYIGFGTDGEAILFVGDSGIHSVLKSNYKSVTFHENFKLNLLVTKEQTNEDWFLYLIDHYNSQITYFIYEFVGSKLEFFVENQHFQLHLPFPGVHYLTNGLVALTCAMKLGISPSKSVSILSRYIGVKRRQEILGNWNDVTVVDDYGHHPTEIKVVIKSLKEKNKTNGNLHVIFQPHRYTRTQLLLEDLAKALLDADKVYLLPIYSAGENPIEGISSERFLPFLNPNKTKILAGNIQNDLDHIRSQLQPGDLLLCLGAGNVREWGVQLVQKSLK, from the coding sequence GTGTTAGAAAAAAGTCCAATTTTATTCTTAGGAGTGGGTGGGAGTGGGATGTCAAGTCTTGCACACATGGCTATTGACTTAGAAATTCCTGTGATTGGTTATGACAAAAAAAGTTCTGAAACAACTGATTTTCTAAAAGAACGTGGCATCACACTCTACGATTCAATTGAAAGTATACCTTTAAACGGAATCCAAATGGTGGTTTATAGTTCGGCTATTAATGATAAACACAAAGAAGTGTTCGAAGAAATTAAAGGATTAGGAATTCCTTTAAAACATAGATCAGAATTTATGCATATACTTGTCTCCAATCAGAAATCCATTTCTGTTGCAGGGAGTCATGGCAAAACTTCTACCACAACAATGGTTTCTCAAATTCTCACAGAACTTGGTCTAAATCCCACTATTATGATTGGTGGGGATACCAGTTTATTACAAAAACGAGGTGGTAAAATTGGCAGCGGTGATTATGCAGTTTATGAATCTGACGAATCTGATGGAACTTTTTTAAAACACAAAGCAAACTACCGTTTGCTAACAAATATAGATAACGACCATCTTGATTATTATAAAACACGGGAAAAATTAGAACTAGCTTTTTTAGAGTATATTGGATTTGGAACCGATGGTGAAGCCATTCTTTTTGTTGGAGATTCGGGTATTCATTCTGTTTTAAAATCCAATTATAAGTCTGTGACCTTTCATGAAAATTTCAAACTAAACCTTCTCGTTACAAAAGAACAAACTAACGAAGATTGGTTTTTGTATTTAATTGATCATTATAATTCTCAAATTACATATTTCATTTATGAATTTGTAGGTAGTAAATTGGAGTTTTTTGTTGAAAATCAACATTTCCAATTACATCTCCCTTTCCCAGGTGTCCATTACCTCACTAATGGTCTTGTTGCTCTCACTTGTGCGATGAAACTTGGCATTAGTCCTTCAAAATCTGTTTCTATACTTTCTCGTTATATTGGAGTGAAACGTAGGCAAGAAATCTTAGGTAATTGGAATGATGTGACAGTGGTTGATGATTATGGTCACCATCCAACTGAAATCAAAGTTGTAATTAAGTCACTAAAGGAAAAAAACAAAACTAACGGAAATCTTCATGTGATTTTCCAACCACATCGTTACACACGTACTCAGTTATTATTAGAAGATCTCGCAAAAGCATTATTAGATGCAGATAAAGTTTACTTATTACCGATTTATTCTGCTGGAGAAAATCCTATTGAAGGTATTTCTTCTGAACGTTTTTTACCTTTCTTAAATCCGAACAAAACAAAAATATTGGCAGGAAACATTCAAAATGATTTAGATCATATACGATCTCAATTACAACCAGGAGACTTACTACTTTGTTTAGGAGCAGGGAATGTAAGAGAATGGGGCGTCCAATTAGTTCAAAAATCGTTAAAATAA
- a CDS encoding glycosyltransferase: protein MNGSVVIAAGGTGGHISPGVALAEVLSEKANAFGFESVYIHSLVRNQNNPDLLQPPCEVLWHNIPQLGGIKTLIYPFLFLIPFLKTIIRFRKLKVNAVIGMGGYSSLPAILYAILFRKSLYLCEQNCVPGKITRVFSRFAKKIAFSFELAEEFHIPGKIIGNPIRKRVIPEHLNIRQNENLHEGKKNTINVLVLGGSQGARQLNQMILKAMENSEIASKYKFRLLTGTNLYDETKNKASNDAEIISYANDMKPNYEWANLVVARSGAGVIAECLVFGLPMILIPYPYAADNHQKANANFIEKEGAAVTIHSTSDDPTPLVKFLLTWKDHSEVLREMGHVSLALSNVNAAYQTVSYFFSESK from the coding sequence ATGAATGGATCTGTCGTAATAGCAGCGGGTGGGACAGGAGGTCACATATCTCCAGGTGTGGCTCTTGCAGAAGTATTAAGTGAAAAAGCAAACGCGTTTGGATTTGAATCTGTTTATATCCATTCGCTAGTAAGAAACCAAAATAACCCAGATCTTTTACAACCTCCTTGTGAAGTTTTGTGGCATAACATACCGCAGTTAGGTGGTATTAAAACATTAATATACCCATTTTTATTTTTAATCCCATTCCTAAAAACAATTATCCGATTTCGGAAATTGAAGGTAAATGCAGTGATTGGAATGGGTGGGTATTCCAGCTTACCCGCAATTTTATATGCAATTTTGTTTCGTAAGTCTTTGTACTTATGTGAGCAAAACTGTGTACCTGGTAAAATCACACGAGTTTTTTCTCGGTTTGCTAAAAAAATCGCATTTAGTTTTGAACTTGCAGAAGAATTCCATATTCCAGGAAAAATCATTGGAAATCCGATTCGGAAACGGGTCATTCCCGAGCATTTGAACATTAGGCAAAATGAAAATTTGCATGAAGGGAAAAAGAATACTATCAATGTACTTGTATTGGGTGGATCTCAAGGAGCAAGGCAACTTAACCAAATGATTTTAAAGGCAATGGAAAATTCTGAAATTGCATCTAAATACAAATTCCGTTTGTTAACCGGTACGAATTTATACGACGAAACTAAAAACAAAGCAAGTAATGACGCTGAAATCATTTCCTATGCAAATGATATGAAACCTAATTATGAATGGGCAAATTTAGTTGTCGCAAGATCAGGAGCAGGTGTGATTGCAGAGTGTTTGGTTTTTGGCTTACCAATGATTCTCATACCTTATCCTTATGCAGCAGATAACCACCAAAAGGCGAATGCTAATTTTATAGAAAAAGAAGGCGCAGCAGTAACCATTCATTCAACAAGTGATGATCCAACGCCACTTGTTAAATTCCTATTAACTTGGAAAGACCACTCGGAAGTATTACGGGAAATGGGTCATGTAAGTTTAGCTTTATCCAATGTGAATGCCGCTTATCAAACAGTTTCTTATTTCTTTTCAGAATCAAAATAG
- a CDS encoding FtsW/RodA/SpoVE family cell cycle protein has protein sequence MEFFRSFRSYLRFGSSRFDGPLLFSMFLLFGMGMIVMFSASVIPAEREFSDSYYYLKKQLLWGSLGIILFLVFCQIPYQFLVKWSFVLSLLSLLLLVAVFIPGLGKSVGTSYGRSFNRWIQIAGFQIQPSEFSKISILLFSSYFFYNFDFKKIKWDKKKIVSLIVIFLTLLLIVIEPAFGTTVELLLVLFFFVLLAGFPMKRLLILGASILPLLVVLVTQVGYRKKRLEIWLDPYKFRFDEGHQLVTSFRAFFDGATTGKAIGTGYAHRYLAYSHTDFVLSSFVEDFGFVGFVFFITIVLFIMVRVFLLLERTKDKLGFFLGSGILILFGFQTILNLFVITGIVPVTGISLPFMSYGGSSLLTIFILFGILANITSKENLVL, from the coding sequence ATGGAATTTTTTCGTTCCTTCCGAAGTTACTTACGATTTGGTTCATCACGATTTGATGGACCTTTACTTTTTTCTATGTTTTTGTTATTTGGAATGGGAATGATTGTGATGTTTAGTGCTTCTGTAATCCCAGCGGAACGAGAATTTTCTGATTCTTATTATTACCTCAAAAAACAATTGTTATGGGGTTCCCTCGGGATAATATTATTCCTCGTTTTTTGTCAAATCCCATACCAGTTTTTAGTAAAATGGTCTTTTGTTCTTTCTCTCTTAAGTTTGTTATTATTAGTTGCTGTTTTTATACCTGGGTTAGGTAAATCAGTGGGAACTAGTTATGGACGAAGTTTTAATCGTTGGATCCAAATAGCTGGTTTTCAAATACAACCTTCGGAATTTTCGAAGATTAGTATTTTACTTTTTTCTTCCTATTTTTTTTATAATTTCGATTTTAAAAAAATCAAATGGGACAAAAAGAAGATCGTATCTCTTATCGTAATATTTCTAACTTTATTACTCATTGTTATTGAACCTGCATTTGGAACTACAGTTGAATTACTCCTCGTATTGTTTTTCTTCGTTCTGTTAGCTGGTTTCCCTATGAAACGATTATTGATTTTAGGGGCATCGATTTTACCACTTTTAGTAGTCCTTGTCACTCAGGTAGGTTATAGGAAAAAACGTCTAGAAATCTGGCTTGATCCATACAAATTTCGTTTTGATGAAGGTCACCAATTGGTTACTAGTTTTCGTGCTTTTTTTGATGGAGCCACGACAGGCAAAGCAATTGGAACAGGTTATGCTCATAGGTATTTAGCTTATAGTCACACTGATTTTGTTTTGTCTTCTTTTGTTGAAGATTTTGGTTTTGTTGGATTTGTTTTTTTTATCACCATCGTTCTATTCATCATGGTAAGGGTATTTTTGTTATTAGAACGAACCAAAGATAAACTCGGATTCTTTTTAGGTTCAGGAATACTCATTTTGTTTGGATTCCAAACCATTTTGAATTTATTTGTGATTACAGGGATTGTACCAGTGACAGGTATTTCGCTTCCATTTATGAGTTATGGAGGTTCGTCACTTTTGACAATTTTTATCCTATTCGGAATTCTTGCCAACATTACCAGTAAAGAGAATTTGGTCTTATGA
- the mraY gene encoding phospho-N-acetylmuramoyl-pentapeptide-transferase, whose protein sequence is MFQWIYESFGNDYGFLRVFSYVTLRAMMAGLTSMFITFIFGKSLISFLLSLKFRESVRNDGPQSHANKSGTPTMGGLIMILSLTISTLLWGNLSNLNVILLLVSAILFAGLGFTDDYMKSVKKIKGGMRARTKFVVTILFAVTITTLYFYFTGKSNSNMQKGIVFSITDLFLPFVKGPVWNLGILAVPFAIIVLIGSSHAVNLTDGLDGLASGTVVISTATFALISYVSGTPSAANYLHIPYLPGSHEYSVFLAGLSGALLGFLWFNCHPAQVFMGDTGSLFLGSTLGLVAIMLKKEILLVILGGIFVAEAVSVILQVGSFKLTGKRIFKMAPLHHHFELSGWSEEKVVIRFWIIGIILAIITLSTLKIQ, encoded by the coding sequence ATGTTCCAATGGATTTATGAATCATTTGGTAATGATTATGGGTTTTTAAGAGTATTTAGTTATGTAACCTTACGTGCGATGATGGCAGGGTTAACTTCTATGTTCATTACGTTTATATTCGGAAAATCTCTAATTTCCTTTTTGTTATCATTAAAATTTCGTGAGTCTGTAAGGAATGATGGCCCACAGTCCCATGCTAACAAATCAGGAACACCTACGATGGGTGGTTTGATAATGATTTTATCTTTAACCATCTCCACCTTGTTATGGGGAAATTTATCAAATCTAAATGTGATATTACTTTTAGTTTCTGCAATTTTATTCGCAGGACTTGGATTTACTGATGATTACATGAAGTCAGTAAAAAAAATCAAAGGTGGTATGAGGGCAAGGACCAAATTTGTTGTTACGATTTTATTCGCAGTAACGATTACAACATTGTATTTTTATTTTACAGGTAAATCCAATTCAAATATGCAAAAGGGGATCGTTTTTTCAATTACTGATTTGTTTTTACCTTTTGTGAAAGGACCTGTGTGGAATTTAGGAATTCTCGCAGTACCTTTCGCCATTATCGTGTTAATTGGTAGTTCACACGCAGTGAATTTGACTGATGGTTTGGATGGTTTGGCATCGGGAACAGTTGTAATTTCAACGGCAACTTTTGCATTGATATCTTATGTATCAGGAACTCCTTCGGCAGCAAATTATTTACATATTCCTTATTTGCCTGGTTCTCATGAATATTCCGTTTTCCTTGCAGGACTTTCAGGGGCTTTACTTGGATTTTTATGGTTCAATTGTCATCCAGCCCAAGTGTTTATGGGAGACACTGGCTCATTATTTTTAGGTTCCACACTTGGACTTGTCGCCATCATGTTAAAAAAAGAAATATTACTCGTTATCCTCGGTGGGATATTTGTAGCAGAGGCAGTCAGTGTGATATTACAGGTAGGTTCATTCAAACTTACTGGCAAACGAATTTTTAAAATGGCACCTTTACACCATCACTTTGAGCTTTCTGGTTGGTCAGAAGAAAAAGTAGTGATCCGATTTTGGATCATTGGGATTATACTTGCGATCATAACACTTTCCACATTAAAAATCCAATAA
- a CDS encoding UDP-N-acetylmuramoyl-L-alanyl-D-glutamate--2,6-diaminopimelate ligase: protein MKFIEIQKKIPEIKLVKGDANFDIQYVWADSRKLTDLDLFVLPDGKQEVLENYLQMAIEKGCKAVLVSKRQLKLKNLDLFLNVLESEEPLGDLHGKLASLLLGTPSKKLKIIGITGTNGKTSLTFILFHIARKLGKKAALIGTVQIQILDRILESGYTTPDASSLNLLLKEMLDEGIEYVFIEMSSHGLKLGRVAGLEITCAGFTNLTQDHLDFHENMDDYFESKFKIFQLLEQSSVKNKFGLVAGDVSFGDRMIQKIRETKLKSPIYILGKSGEFHYSNAKLSLLGSEYRFHKKEKNLPFIEVRSVKTNLLGNFNVFNTAFAMSIAYELGFPWEDVVSAIEEIPTVPGRFQVIPYPNRSRIAVVDYAHTPDALENILKSCVEIRPKQLICLFGCGGDRDRTKRPQMAKIAETLADFVVLTSDNPRTENPESILDEIEAGFSRGFKRYEKITDRRTAIHRAVSLLEKDGILVVAGKGHETYQIIGKEKTNFVDFEEIEKAFLNLDT, encoded by the coding sequence ATGAAATTTATTGAAATCCAAAAAAAAATTCCAGAGATCAAACTCGTTAAAGGTGACGCGAACTTTGACATTCAATATGTATGGGCAGATAGTAGGAAGTTAACAGATCTTGATTTATTTGTATTACCAGATGGTAAACAGGAAGTTCTTGAAAATTACTTACAAATGGCAATTGAAAAAGGATGCAAAGCTGTATTAGTTTCGAAGCGACAATTGAAACTAAAAAATTTGGATCTATTTTTAAATGTATTAGAGTCCGAAGAACCATTAGGTGATCTCCATGGGAAATTAGCATCTTTACTCCTTGGAACACCATCTAAAAAACTAAAAATCATTGGAATTACTGGAACAAATGGCAAAACATCTTTAACGTTTATCTTGTTTCATATTGCAAGAAAACTAGGGAAAAAAGCGGCCCTGATCGGAACTGTCCAAATCCAAATATTAGATCGTATTTTAGAATCTGGTTATACAACACCCGATGCCTCTTCTCTAAATCTATTACTCAAAGAGATGTTAGACGAAGGTATAGAATATGTATTTATAGAAATGAGTAGTCACGGTTTAAAATTGGGTAGGGTGGCTGGACTTGAAATTACATGTGCGGGATTTACAAATTTAACACAAGACCATTTAGATTTCCATGAAAACATGGATGATTATTTTGAGAGTAAGTTTAAAATTTTCCAACTACTCGAACAATCTTCCGTGAAAAACAAATTTGGACTCGTGGCTGGTGATGTCTCCTTTGGGGATCGAATGATTCAAAAAATAAGGGAAACAAAATTAAAGTCACCAATCTACATTCTTGGGAAATCAGGTGAGTTTCATTATAGTAACGCCAAACTTTCTTTACTTGGAAGTGAATACCGATTTCACAAAAAAGAAAAAAACTTACCTTTTATTGAAGTTCGAAGTGTAAAAACCAATTTACTTGGAAATTTCAATGTATTTAACACTGCTTTTGCGATGTCGATTGCTTATGAACTTGGATTTCCATGGGAGGATGTTGTTTCAGCGATTGAAGAAATTCCAACAGTACCTGGTAGATTCCAAGTCATTCCTTATCCAAATCGAAGTCGTATTGCTGTCGTTGATTATGCACACACTCCCGACGCCTTAGAGAATATCTTAAAGAGTTGTGTCGAAATTCGACCAAAACAACTCATTTGTTTATTTGGTTGTGGTGGTGATAGAGATCGTACCAAACGTCCTCAGATGGCAAAAATTGCAGAAACCCTTGCTGATTTTGTTGTCCTAACTTCGGATAATCCTAGAACTGAAAATCCAGAATCCATACTGGATGAAATTGAGGCTGGTTTTTCGAGAGGGTTTAAACGTTACGAAAAAATAACAGACCGAAGGACTGCTATTCATCGCGCTGTTTCACTTTTGGAAAAAGATGGGATTTTAGTTGTCGCAGGGAAAGGTCACGAAACGTATCAAATCATTGGTAAAGAAAAAACCAACTTCGTTGATTTTGAAGAAATAGAAAAAGCATTTTTAAATTTAGATACCTAA
- the rsmH gene encoding 16S rRNA (cytosine(1402)-N(4))-methyltransferase RsmH produces the protein MLESPHIPVLPNEVISLLQLSKNPNPQWFLDGTAGEGGHSKLILKTFPNAQLILIDRDAVMLERAKKEIQNEIGSLERVHSFQMNFSEVDGDLLSEVGCPGLDGALVDLGVSLFHFLHSGRGFTFKNEEPLDMRLEPQVGQKTAADVVNYSSVLHLKKVFWEYGEERWALKIANNIVQSRHKKKFETNTDLVKLVESSIPRKFWPKESHPATRIFQALRIEVNEELLHAEKGIRTLSNSLAIGGVLTCISFHSLEDRIVKWTFRDLKTTDHFEILTKKPILPSDTEIKENRASRSAKLRGLMKIEPIKESRWEK, from the coding sequence GTGTTAGAATCTCCCCACATACCAGTCCTTCCAAACGAAGTCATATCCCTATTACAATTATCCAAAAATCCAAACCCACAGTGGTTTTTGGATGGGACCGCAGGAGAAGGTGGGCATTCAAAACTCATTCTAAAAACATTTCCCAATGCCCAACTCATCCTCATTGACCGGGACGCTGTGATGTTAGAACGCGCAAAAAAAGAAATCCAGAATGAAATTGGGTCTTTGGAGCGTGTTCACTCTTTTCAAATGAACTTTTCTGAAGTGGATGGAGATTTACTTTCGGAAGTGGGTTGTCCCGGACTTGATGGGGCTCTCGTGGATTTGGGTGTTTCTCTCTTTCATTTTTTACATTCAGGAAGAGGGTTTACTTTTAAAAATGAAGAACCTTTAGATATGCGCTTAGAACCACAAGTAGGCCAAAAAACAGCCGCAGATGTTGTGAATTATAGTTCCGTTCTTCACCTTAAAAAAGTATTCTGGGAATATGGGGAAGAACGTTGGGCTCTAAAAATTGCAAATAACATCGTACAGTCGAGACACAAAAAAAAATTCGAAACAAACACTGACCTTGTAAAACTTGTAGAATCATCGATTCCAAGAAAATTTTGGCCCAAGGAATCCCATCCTGCGACAAGGATATTCCAAGCCCTCCGCATAGAAGTAAATGAAGAATTATTACATGCAGAAAAAGGAATCCGAACTCTATCGAATAGTTTAGCGATTGGTGGAGTCCTCACTTGTATTTCCTTTCATTCACTTGAAGACAGAATAGTAAAATGGACCTTTCGTGATTTAAAAACAACTGACCATTTCGAGATTTTGACGAAAAAACCAATTTTACCATCTGATACAGAAATCAAAGAAAACAGAGCCTCGCGGTCGGCAAAATTAAGAGGACTAATGAAAATCGAACCGATAAAAGAAAGTAGATGGGAAAAGTGA
- a CDS encoding HIT domain-containing protein, which produces MSSYEEHSIRKNLFSVGKLGYAKGDRPNVECILCGVRDNNEIVPNLTIAETELSIVSINLFPYNPGHIIIFPKRHIISYLELTNEEALDIHTLTQKTMRILEKQWKVQGFNTGYNLGKNSGGSIPHIHEHIVPRFPNEAGFLDVLSNTRIVIYEPYQMWEDLKKLWANET; this is translated from the coding sequence ATGAGTTCCTATGAAGAACATTCCATTCGTAAAAACCTATTCAGTGTAGGTAAATTGGGATATGCCAAAGGAGACAGACCCAATGTGGAATGTATCCTCTGTGGGGTAAGAGACAATAACGAAATTGTCCCAAATCTTACGATAGCTGAAACAGAACTTTCGATCGTTTCCATCAATTTATTCCCTTACAATCCTGGTCATATCATTATCTTTCCGAAACGCCATATCATTAGTTATTTGGAGCTGACAAATGAAGAGGCATTGGACATCCATACCCTCACGCAAAAAACCATGAGGATTCTGGAAAAACAATGGAAGGTCCAGGGATTTAATACTGGTTACAATTTAGGAAAAAACAGCGGTGGTTCCATACCCCACATCCACGAACACATTGTGCCAAGATTTCCCAATGAAGCTGGATTTTTAGATGTCCTGTCCAACACTCGCATTGTGATCTACGAACCTTACCAAATGTGGGAAGATTTAAAGAAACTTTGGGCTAACGAAACGTAA
- a CDS encoding protein-glutamate O-methyltransferase CheR, with protein MEKTLLNLREGKLDFRTSLNTIGDAEFEFIKNLVYKQAGIFLAPHKKIMVQSRLNARLRTLGIQSFEDYVAKLKLDPNFATQEMQELINRITTNKTDFFRENHHFEFLKNEYFPQLEKEAAESGSPKSLRIWCSASSTGEEPYSIAITVYDYFQSKPGWNCKIYASDIDTQVLTTAKKGVYRDDRLEPVSDALKKKHFNQFTEKEHVYFEVKPHLKALVDFRQINLLHFPFPITDKLDLIFCRNVVIYFDKSTQKTLFQNFEASLKPKGYLILGHSETMFGISDQFKFLGHTIYQKKT; from the coding sequence ATGGAAAAAACTCTGTTGAATCTTCGTGAGGGCAAATTGGACTTTCGAACATCTTTAAACACAATCGGTGATGCTGAGTTTGAATTCATCAAAAATTTAGTGTACAAACAAGCAGGAATTTTCCTTGCACCACACAAAAAAATCATGGTGCAGTCTAGACTCAATGCAAGGTTACGGACTCTTGGGATCCAAAGTTTTGAGGACTATGTTGCAAAACTCAAATTGGATCCAAATTTTGCGACCCAAGAGATGCAGGAACTCATCAATCGCATAACAACGAATAAAACAGATTTTTTTCGTGAAAACCATCACTTTGAATTTTTAAAAAACGAATATTTCCCTCAATTAGAAAAGGAAGCAGCCGAATCAGGATCTCCTAAATCGTTACGAATTTGGTGTTCGGCTTCGAGTACGGGGGAAGAACCTTATTCGATAGCCATAACCGTATATGATTATTTCCAATCCAAACCGGGTTGGAATTGTAAAATTTATGCTTCTGATATTGATACACAAGTATTAACTACAGCAAAAAAAGGTGTTTATCGAGATGATCGTTTAGAACCAGTTTCGGACGCACTTAAGAAAAAACACTTCAACCAATTTACAGAAAAAGAACATGTCTATTTTGAAGTGAAACCCCACTTAAAAGCACTAGTTGATTTTCGACAAATCAACTTATTACACTTTCCCTTTCCCATTACTGATAAACTAGATTTGATTTTTTGTAGGAATGTTGTGATCTATTTTGACAAATCAACACAGAAAACCTTATTTCAAAACTTTGAAGCGAGTTTAAAACCAAAAGGTTATTTGATTTTAGGACATTCCGAGACCATGTTTGGAATCTCAGACCAGTTCAAGTTCCTTGGGCATACGATTTACCAAAAAAAAACGTAA